Proteins from one Hydrogenophaga sp. SL48 genomic window:
- a CDS encoding CHASE2 domain-containing protein, translated as MQALSRHGPRIAVTLLPLILAILHAVGVVPMGVLQRLDDIIYDTRLRATMPGTLDERIVIVDIDEKSLAEVGRWPWSRHHMANLVDTLFEQQHIAMLGFDTVFAEADDSSGLRQLQQLARGELADQPGFVEQVNALQPRLDFDSRFAQSLRGRPVVLGYYFTSDRDGRSHGVLPAPVMNTEALGGRSIRSTRWNGHGANIAPLAQAAPLAGFFNAIPSSSDGVVRTLPMLAEYQGAYYESLALAMFRLLTGRPQVEPGFPAQGWLGHDYGALESIRLSQGGTSMQIPVDDRLTVLVPFRGPGGPRGGSFRYVSASDLLTGRVAAGELKDKIVLVGTTAPGLQDLRVTPLSETYPGVETHANLIAGLLDGRLPNRPDYAVGYELVVLVLAGLVLALVLPLLSATRAVVLSVLVVTVVLGLNTWLYLAHALVLPVASTLVMAGLAFALNMSYGYLVESRAKRELAQLFGTYVPPELVDEMVKDPDSYSMDASTRELTVMFCDMRGFTQISETMPPTELQGLLNTVFSRLTRIIRGHRGTIDKYMGDCVMAFWGAPVATPDHASLAVQTALDMSDAIRTFNQERHQAGLPAIGVGVGLNTGEMCVGDMGSDVRRSYTVVGDAVNLGARLEGLSKLYGVDIVASEFTRRQAPGFVWQELDRVRVKGKAQAVTIHTPLCTREQTSAALEDELREWQKALLAWRAQDWDACDVHLLNVQRQNAKKVLYRLYAERVVSMRLSPPPAGWDGSTTFDTK; from the coding sequence ATGCAGGCCTTGAGCAGACACGGCCCGCGCATCGCCGTCACCCTGCTCCCGCTGATCCTGGCGATCCTGCACGCCGTGGGCGTGGTGCCCATGGGGGTGTTGCAGCGTCTCGACGACATCATCTACGACACCCGCCTGCGGGCCACCATGCCGGGCACGCTCGACGAGCGCATCGTGATCGTGGACATCGACGAGAAGAGCCTGGCCGAGGTCGGTCGCTGGCCATGGTCGCGCCACCACATGGCGAACTTGGTGGACACGCTCTTTGAGCAGCAACACATTGCGATGCTCGGGTTCGACACCGTGTTCGCCGAGGCCGACGACAGCTCCGGTTTGCGGCAACTGCAGCAACTGGCGCGCGGAGAGCTGGCCGATCAACCAGGGTTTGTCGAGCAGGTGAACGCGCTGCAACCCCGGCTGGACTTCGACAGCCGCTTCGCCCAATCCCTGCGGGGTCGGCCGGTGGTGCTGGGCTATTACTTCACCAGCGACCGTGATGGCCGCAGCCATGGCGTGCTGCCTGCGCCGGTCATGAACACGGAGGCCCTGGGCGGCCGCTCCATCCGCAGCACACGATGGAACGGCCATGGTGCCAACATCGCTCCGCTGGCCCAGGCCGCGCCGCTGGCGGGCTTCTTCAACGCCATCCCCAGCAGCAGCGACGGCGTGGTCCGGACCCTGCCCATGCTGGCCGAGTACCAGGGTGCGTATTACGAGTCCCTGGCGCTCGCCATGTTTCGCCTGCTGACCGGGCGCCCGCAGGTCGAGCCCGGGTTTCCGGCTCAGGGGTGGCTGGGCCACGACTACGGGGCGCTTGAAAGCATCCGGCTGAGCCAGGGTGGCACATCGATGCAGATCCCGGTCGACGACCGCCTGACCGTGCTCGTGCCCTTTCGCGGCCCCGGGGGGCCTCGCGGGGGCTCGTTCCGCTACGTGTCCGCGAGCGACCTGCTGACGGGGCGCGTGGCGGCGGGTGAGCTCAAGGACAAGATCGTGCTCGTGGGCACCACGGCGCCCGGCCTGCAGGACCTGCGCGTCACGCCGCTGAGCGAAACCTACCCCGGCGTCGAAACCCACGCCAACCTCATCGCCGGCCTGCTCGACGGCCGCCTGCCAAACCGGCCGGACTACGCTGTCGGCTACGAACTCGTGGTGCTGGTGCTGGCCGGGCTGGTGCTCGCGCTGGTGCTGCCCCTGCTCAGCGCCACGCGCGCTGTGGTTCTGAGCGTGCTGGTGGTGACGGTGGTGCTCGGGCTCAACACCTGGCTCTACCTCGCCCACGCGCTGGTGCTGCCGGTGGCCAGCACGCTGGTCATGGCTGGGCTCGCGTTCGCGCTCAACATGAGCTACGGCTACCTGGTCGAGAGCCGAGCCAAGCGCGAGCTGGCCCAGCTGTTTGGCACCTACGTGCCGCCCGAGCTGGTCGACGAAATGGTCAAGGACCCCGACAGCTACAGCATGGACGCGTCCACGCGCGAACTCACCGTGATGTTCTGCGACATGCGCGGCTTCACGCAAATCTCCGAAACCATGCCGCCCACCGAGCTGCAGGGCCTGCTCAACACCGTGTTCAGCCGCCTGACCCGCATCATCCGCGGCCACCGCGGCACCATCGACAAATACATGGGCGACTGCGTCATGGCCTTCTGGGGCGCGCCGGTCGCCACCCCCGACCACGCCAGCCTCGCGGTCCAGACCGCGCTCGACATGTCCGACGCCATCCGGACGTTCAACCAGGAGCGCCACCAGGCGGGCCTGCCCGCCATCGGGGTGGGAGTGGGCCTGAACACTGGCGAAATGTGCGTGGGCGACATGGGCTCCGATGTGCGCCGCAGCTACACCGTGGTGGGTGACGCGGTGAACCTGGGCGCCCGCCTGGAAGGCCTCTCGAAGCTCTACGGGGTGGACATCGTGGCCAGCGAATTCACCCGCCGGCAGGCGCCGGGGTTTGTCTGGCAGGAGCTGGACCGGGTCCGCGTGAAAGGCAAGGCCCAGGCCGTGACGATCCACACGCCGCTGTGCACCCGCGAGCAGACCTCCGCCGCGCTGGAGGACGAGCTGCGCGAGTGGCAAAAAGCCCTGCTGGCCTGGCGCGCACAAGACTGGGATGCCTGCGACGTGCATCTGCTCAACGTGCAGCGCCAGAATGCCAAAAAAGTCCTTTACCGCCTTTATGCCGAGCGGGTAGTCTCGATGCGACTTTCGCCGCCGCCTGCGGGCTGGGACGGCTCCACCACCTTTGACACCAAATAG
- a CDS encoding Stp1/IreP family PP2C-type Ser/Thr phosphatase, protein MIFEYYSQTDPGLVRENNEDSVALDTVNQVVVLADGMGGYNAGEVASAMATSFIHTELGRWMSEGGLDANVREIKRAMEICVDNANRSIFNAANSNSLYAGMGTTLVMAVFQGARAMVGHVGDSRCYRLRSGTLQQITRDHSLLQEQIDAGLISVEQAQYATHKNLVTRALGVEDTVLLEVNEYRVDDGDLYLFCSDGLSDMVSDERITALLMEEAPLDHIGRALIDAANGSGGRDNISVILATARAKPVRRGLLSRMLGQQ, encoded by the coding sequence ATGATCTTTGAGTACTACAGCCAGACGGATCCCGGCCTCGTTCGTGAAAACAACGAAGACTCGGTCGCGCTCGACACCGTCAACCAGGTGGTGGTGCTGGCGGACGGCATGGGTGGCTACAACGCTGGCGAGGTGGCCAGCGCGATGGCCACGAGCTTCATCCACACCGAGCTCGGGCGCTGGATGAGCGAAGGCGGCCTGGACGCCAATGTGCGGGAGATCAAGCGCGCCATGGAAATCTGCGTCGACAACGCCAACCGTTCGATTTTCAACGCCGCCAATTCCAACTCGCTGTACGCCGGCATGGGAACCACCCTGGTCATGGCCGTGTTTCAGGGCGCCCGCGCGATGGTCGGTCATGTGGGTGATTCCCGTTGCTACCGCCTGCGGAGCGGTACCCTGCAGCAGATCACCCGCGACCACTCGCTGCTGCAGGAGCAGATCGACGCGGGCCTGATTTCTGTCGAGCAGGCGCAATACGCGACGCACAAAAACCTGGTCACGCGTGCGCTCGGCGTGGAAGACACGGTGTTGCTGGAAGTCAACGAATACCGGGTGGACGACGGTGACCTGTACCTCTTTTGCTCCGACGGACTCAGCGACATGGTGTCTGACGAACGCATCACGGCGCTGCTGATGGAAGAGGCGCCGCTGGATCACATCGGGCGCGCTTTGATCGATGCAGCCAATGGAAGCGGCGGTCGCGACAATATTTCGGTGATACTGGCGACGGCACGGGCCAAACCGGTGCGCAGGGGGTTGTTGTCCCGTATGCTGGGGCAGCAGTAG
- a CDS encoding FHA domain-containing protein, with protein sequence MPKMIVSIDGVVIKEVQLTKDRTTLGRRPYNDIVIDNLAVSGEHAVMQMSGLEVFLEDLNSTNGTYVNGKAIKKQQLQNGDTVEIGKYKIKFVHDGASDNHEKTMVINAGAVVGAQEVPTVGNAAIKVMSGAAAGREVPLVKVVTTIGKPGVAVAAITRRPHGYVVALVEGAVKPTVNGVELNAEAVNLRHGDMIELAGTQMQFVQL encoded by the coding sequence ATGCCGAAAATGATCGTTTCCATCGATGGCGTGGTCATCAAGGAAGTGCAGCTCACCAAAGACCGCACCACCCTCGGTCGCCGGCCTTACAACGACATCGTGATCGACAACCTCGCGGTCAGCGGCGAGCACGCGGTGATGCAGATGTCAGGCCTTGAGGTGTTCCTTGAAGACCTCAACAGCACCAATGGCACCTACGTCAACGGCAAGGCGATCAAGAAGCAGCAGCTGCAAAACGGTGACACGGTCGAAATCGGCAAATACAAGATCAAGTTCGTGCACGACGGCGCTTCCGACAACCACGAAAAAACCATGGTCATCAACGCCGGTGCCGTGGTCGGGGCGCAGGAAGTGCCCACCGTGGGCAACGCCGCGATCAAGGTGATGTCGGGTGCGGCGGCCGGACGCGAAGTGCCCTTGGTCAAGGTGGTCACCACCATCGGCAAGCCGGGTGTGGCTGTCGCGGCCATCACCCGCCGTCCGCATGGCTACGTCGTGGCGCTGGTGGAAGGGGCGGTCAAACCCACCGTGAACGGCGTCGAGCTCAACGCCGAAGCCGTCAATTTGCGGCATGGCGACATGATCGAGCTGGCCGGCACCCAGATGCAGTTCGTGCAACTGTGA
- a CDS encoding pilin: MKRSMQKGFTLIELMIVVAIIGILAAVALPAYQDYTIRARITEGLSVAADAKTQIGTSATTAPELLALATSWNAQGGSTGATSKYVSSVFINETTGEIEVTYNRANVGAIPDAATLYLKPFMSVGTSNFVALDTALAAGYSGETGAIDWACGSEVHSVATSRGMGTGVSTGSLPAKFAPSECR; encoded by the coding sequence ATGAAGCGTTCCATGCAAAAAGGTTTCACCCTGATCGAATTGATGATCGTGGTGGCCATCATCGGTATCCTGGCTGCTGTCGCTCTGCCGGCTTATCAGGACTACACGATTCGCGCTCGCATCACCGAAGGTCTGTCGGTGGCTGCCGATGCGAAGACGCAGATTGGCACGAGCGCCACGACGGCGCCAGAGCTGCTCGCCTTGGCAACATCCTGGAATGCCCAGGGAGGCAGCACAGGTGCGACCAGCAAGTACGTGTCCAGCGTGTTTATCAACGAAACCACCGGTGAGATTGAGGTGACTTACAACAGGGCCAACGTGGGCGCCATTCCTGATGCCGCGACGCTGTATCTGAAGCCGTTCATGTCGGTTGGTACCAGCAACTTCGTGGCGCTCGATACTGCATTGGCTGCCGGGTATTCCGGTGAAACCGGCGCCATCGATTGGGCTTGCGGTTCTGAAGTCCATAGTGTTGCTACTTCGCGCGGCATGGGCACCGGCGTCTCTACTGGATCTCTGCCGGCCAAGTTCGCGCCCAGCGAGTGCCGATAA
- the tfpZ gene encoding TfpX/TfpZ family type IV pilin accessory protein, with the protein MHATTPGFFKTFGTRARAAGLHLLASGSIAAVVAVLVFGYWYPGDLRLVAGGTALFTLVMVVDVVMGPMLTFVVFDRSKGVSHLRRDIAVIALLQMLALSYGLHTMYMGRPVGLAFEFDRFRVVSMAEVVVAELDQAPPMFRRLPLDGPMLFAVRKSSTTEERADALNASIFQGVDNGQRPKFWIPYDEQARAQAAAAGRPLDALISKYPSSKAAVDRIRTAMATQDDRDGLRFLPVRAKHDAVVVLTHNGGIVEFLLYDGFF; encoded by the coding sequence GTGCACGCGACAACCCCCGGATTTTTCAAGACCTTTGGCACGCGAGCGCGTGCAGCAGGGCTCCATCTGCTGGCGTCCGGCTCCATTGCAGCGGTGGTGGCCGTACTGGTTTTTGGGTACTGGTATCCAGGCGACCTTCGGCTTGTGGCAGGCGGAACAGCCCTGTTCACACTTGTCATGGTGGTTGACGTTGTCATGGGCCCGATGCTGACCTTCGTGGTCTTTGATCGTTCCAAGGGGGTGTCTCATCTTCGGCGAGATATTGCCGTCATTGCTCTCTTGCAGATGCTGGCGCTGTCATACGGGCTGCACACCATGTACATGGGGCGCCCAGTCGGGCTGGCATTTGAATTTGATCGTTTTCGTGTGGTGTCCATGGCGGAAGTCGTCGTCGCGGAACTGGATCAGGCACCACCCATGTTTCGTCGCTTGCCATTGGACGGACCGATGCTGTTCGCCGTGCGGAAGTCCAGCACCACGGAAGAGCGTGCGGATGCCCTGAACGCCTCGATTTTCCAGGGGGTCGACAACGGACAGCGCCCCAAGTTCTGGATCCCGTATGACGAACAGGCGCGAGCCCAAGCGGCAGCGGCGGGGCGCCCATTGGACGCTCTTATTTCAAAGTACCCTTCCTCCAAGGCCGCAGTCGACCGGATACGGACTGCTATGGCGACGCAGGATGATCGCGACGGACTGCGATTTTTACCTGTTCGTGCCAAGCACGATGCGGTCGTTGTATTGACACACAATGGCGGGATTGTCGAGTTTCTTCTTTACGACGGCTTTTTCTGA
- a CDS encoding CHASE2 domain-containing serine/threonine-protein kinase, whose protein sequence is MPPSARRRGWRSDALIALAVVAGVLALHAATDLFSGLERRFYDFASVHNTRAPSDRIAIIAIDDQSIANIGRWPWPREVHAQLIDQLKAAGAKTVAHTALFFEPQTERGLDSLRALRTQIEGGTLTDLGPLSRDSLVRTITEAERQLDSDGRLVASMARAGNVIVPSVFELGEPLGRPDQPLPAFAQKGALVDGSGFGFPAAQSQQPIAAIGEAAVGVAHLNQLQDIDGAVRQEPLLLSFDGHAVPSMGLAVAAHSLNLGPQDLRLLPGEAVLLGRQRIDTDELARVLPQFYPDRAGRPAFAVDSFYDVVSGKIPATKYAGKIVIVGATAAGVGTVFTTPVAAAMSPAVILAHISSSILQGHFIAQPVWGGIAEVALVLVVAAYLLFALPRLSAARGAWVSGALFVAMLGMEYGLLASSALWLPLVFPAALLLTGHLALVTRRFGVTEARKVATDAESAETNRMMGLALQSQGQLDMAFDRLKRVSHSEALMDNLKQLALDFERKRQFNKAQAVYEHMAGLDRADTDVQRRLKRAKNLSETVVLGGAASHPGGTLLLSGGDIEKPMLGRYQVEKELGKGAMGVVYLGRDPKIGRQVAIKTLALSSEFEGGELTDVRERFFREAETAGRLQHPHIVTIFDAGEEHDLAYIAMEFLRGQDLVPHTQAGQLLPVPVVLRIGLQVAQALDYAHQQSVVHRDIKPGNIMYDPVSGAVKVTDFGIARITDASRTRTGLVLGTPSFMSPEQLAGQHIDGRSDLYSLGVTLFQLLTGTLPLRADSMAALMYQIANEAPPDVRSLRPELPAALTDILGKAMAKAPEDRFQTGAEFASSLAHMSADLPPAVPQKSATRNRDSTHAFEKTLIAPRSPEV, encoded by the coding sequence ATGCCCCCGAGCGCCCGCCGCAGGGGCTGGCGTTCGGACGCGCTGATTGCCTTGGCCGTGGTGGCGGGCGTGCTGGCCCTGCACGCCGCCACCGATCTCTTCAGCGGTCTGGAGCGACGCTTCTACGATTTCGCGAGTGTTCACAACACCCGAGCACCCAGCGACCGCATCGCCATCATCGCCATCGACGACCAGAGCATCGCCAACATCGGTCGCTGGCCCTGGCCGCGCGAGGTGCACGCGCAGCTGATCGACCAGCTCAAGGCCGCAGGCGCCAAGACGGTGGCGCACACGGCGTTGTTCTTTGAACCCCAGACCGAGCGAGGCCTGGACAGCCTGCGCGCCTTGCGCACGCAGATCGAGGGTGGCACGCTGACCGACCTGGGACCGCTGTCCCGCGACAGCCTGGTCCGGACCATCACCGAGGCAGAGCGGCAACTCGATTCCGACGGCCGCCTGGTGGCCAGCATGGCGCGGGCGGGCAACGTGATCGTGCCCTCGGTGTTTGAACTCGGTGAACCCCTGGGTCGGCCCGACCAGCCACTGCCGGCCTTTGCACAGAAGGGCGCGCTGGTGGATGGCTCCGGTTTCGGCTTTCCGGCCGCTCAGTCGCAGCAGCCCATCGCCGCCATTGGCGAGGCCGCTGTGGGCGTGGCCCATCTCAACCAGCTTCAGGACATCGATGGCGCGGTGCGGCAGGAGCCGCTGTTGCTGAGCTTCGATGGTCACGCCGTGCCCAGCATGGGTCTGGCGGTGGCGGCCCACAGCCTGAACCTGGGTCCGCAGGACCTGCGCTTGCTGCCCGGCGAGGCGGTGCTGCTCGGGCGCCAGCGCATCGACACCGATGAGCTGGCGCGCGTGCTGCCGCAGTTCTACCCGGACCGAGCCGGTCGTCCCGCGTTTGCGGTGGACAGCTTCTACGACGTGGTCTCGGGCAAGATCCCGGCCACCAAGTACGCCGGCAAGATCGTGATCGTGGGTGCCACCGCAGCCGGCGTGGGCACGGTGTTCACCACGCCCGTGGCGGCGGCCATGTCGCCGGCGGTGATCCTGGCGCACATCAGCTCCAGCATCCTGCAGGGCCACTTCATCGCCCAGCCGGTGTGGGGCGGCATCGCCGAGGTGGCGCTGGTGCTGGTGGTGGCGGCTTACCTGTTGTTCGCGCTGCCGCGGCTGTCGGCCGCACGTGGCGCCTGGGTGTCGGGGGCGCTGTTCGTGGCCATGCTGGGCATGGAATACGGCCTGCTGGCGTCGTCGGCCCTGTGGCTGCCGCTGGTCTTCCCGGCGGCGCTGCTGCTGACCGGCCACCTGGCACTGGTCACGCGGCGTTTCGGCGTGACGGAAGCGCGCAAGGTGGCCACCGATGCCGAGTCGGCCGAGACCAACCGCATGATGGGCCTCGCCCTGCAAAGCCAGGGCCAGCTCGACATGGCCTTTGACCGCCTGAAGCGCGTGTCGCACAGCGAAGCACTGATGGACAACCTCAAGCAGCTGGCGCTGGACTTTGAACGCAAGCGACAGTTCAACAAGGCGCAGGCGGTGTACGAGCACATGGCCGGTCTGGACCGTGCCGACACCGATGTGCAGCGGCGACTGAAGCGGGCGAAAAACCTGTCGGAAACCGTGGTGCTGGGCGGTGCGGCATCGCACCCGGGCGGCACCTTGCTGCTTTCGGGCGGCGACATCGAGAAACCCATGCTCGGACGCTACCAGGTGGAGAAAGAGCTGGGCAAGGGCGCCATGGGGGTGGTGTATCTGGGGCGAGATCCGAAGATCGGCCGTCAGGTGGCAATCAAGACCCTGGCGCTGAGCAGCGAGTTTGAAGGCGGCGAGTTGACGGACGTCCGCGAGCGCTTTTTCCGCGAAGCCGAGACTGCGGGACGCCTGCAACATCCCCACATCGTGACCATTTTTGACGCCGGCGAAGAGCACGACCTGGCCTACATCGCGATGGAGTTCCTGCGTGGCCAGGACCTGGTGCCACACACACAGGCCGGCCAGTTGCTGCCGGTGCCCGTGGTGCTGCGCATCGGGCTGCAGGTGGCTCAGGCGCTGGACTACGCTCACCAGCAGAGCGTGGTGCACCGTGACATCAAGCCCGGCAACATCATGTACGACCCGGTGTCCGGCGCGGTGAAGGTGACGGATTTCGGCATCGCTCGCATCACCGACGCCAGCCGCACCCGGACCGGCCTGGTGCTGGGCACGCCCAGCTTCATGTCACCCGAACAGCTCGCTGGACAGCACATCGATGGCCGCTCAGACCTCTATTCCCTGGGGGTGACCTTGTTCCAGCTGTTGACGGGCACCCTGCCCCTGAGGGCCGATTCGATGGCGGCGCTGATGTACCAGATCGCGAACGAGGCCCCACCCGACGTGCGCAGCCTGCGGCCGGAGCTGCCGGCGGCCCTCACCGATATACTGGGAAAAGCCATGGCCAAGGCACCAGAAGACCGCTTCCAGACCGGTGCCGAATTCGCCAGCAGCCTGGCGCACATGTCGGCGGACCTTCCCCCGGCAGTCCCCCAAAAATCTGCCACCCGCAACAGGGACAGCACGCACGCTTTTGAGAAAACGCTGATCGCGCCCCGCTCTCCGGAAGTATGA
- a CDS encoding pilin produces MKLTKIYNAPEIREKNHDKWCIAIGMTSAPVIGSKKAFQGACMKSESIRGFTLIELMIVVAIIGILAAVALPAYQDYTIRARITEGLSLATDAKQIVSTAALTQAELAALATAFNEGHGSTGLVSKYVQRVQIDTTTGEIAVTFNQENIGAIPDAAVLALKPFLSVGSNFVPLDTALSAAYSGETGALDWACASSANTLASARGMAITAPSNPLPARFAPSECR; encoded by the coding sequence GTGAAGTTGACAAAAATTTACAACGCGCCAGAAATCCGTGAAAAAAATCACGATAAATGGTGCATTGCTATTGGCATGACATCTGCTCCTGTTATTGGGTCGAAAAAAGCATTCCAAGGGGCTTGCATGAAATCTGAAAGCATTCGAGGCTTCACCCTCATTGAACTGATGATCGTAGTGGCGATCATCGGCATCTTGGCGGCGGTGGCACTGCCGGCCTATCAGGACTACACCATCCGCGCGCGCATTACTGAGGGGCTGTCGTTGGCCACTGATGCCAAACAGATTGTTTCTACTGCAGCTCTGACGCAGGCCGAGTTGGCCGCACTTGCGACTGCATTCAATGAGGGGCACGGCAGCACAGGGTTGGTGAGCAAATATGTCCAGAGGGTTCAGATAGATACGACAACAGGTGAAATTGCAGTCACCTTCAATCAGGAAAATATCGGTGCCATTCCTGATGCTGCAGTTTTGGCGTTAAAGCCATTCCTGTCAGTAGGTAGCAACTTCGTTCCATTGGACACGGCACTTTCTGCCGCTTACTCGGGAGAGACCGGAGCTCTGGACTGGGCCTGTGCATCCTCTGCCAACACGTTGGCATCGGCCCGAGGCATGGCGATCACGGCGCCATCGAATCCGCTGCCCGCTCGATTCGCACCCAGCGAGTGCCGCTGA
- a CDS encoding 3',5'-cyclic-nucleotide phosphodiesterase, translating to MRVRVLGCSGAIAQGCRTTSFLLDDDVLIDAGTGVGDLSLNEMAAVNHVLLTHSHLDHVASLPLMLDAVAALRLAAGAPPLQVHALPGTIDALKVHIFNNLIWPDFSAIPSADTPLMRFNPIAVGETLQVGGKRIEALPAVHTVPAVGYAVDSASGHWVFSGDTERNPAFWQRVNQLKVALLIIETAFSDREKELAKRSLHLAPSTLAEELDQIQCDRRFPIYITHTKPAETGLIMEEIRRFDQTPNREADVRHDIRWLSAGQTFEL from the coding sequence ATGAGGGTACGTGTACTGGGGTGTTCCGGCGCCATTGCCCAAGGGTGCCGAACCACCTCGTTCTTGCTGGACGACGACGTGCTGATCGACGCCGGCACCGGCGTGGGCGACCTCAGCCTGAACGAAATGGCTGCGGTCAACCACGTCCTGCTCACCCACTCCCACCTCGACCACGTGGCCAGCCTGCCCTTGATGCTCGATGCCGTGGCCGCGTTGCGGCTGGCCGCCGGCGCCCCGCCGCTGCAGGTGCACGCGCTGCCGGGCACCATCGACGCGCTCAAGGTGCACATCTTCAACAACCTGATCTGGCCGGACTTCTCGGCCATCCCCAGCGCCGACACGCCGCTGATGCGCTTCAACCCCATCGCCGTGGGTGAAACGCTGCAGGTGGGCGGCAAACGCATCGAAGCGCTGCCCGCCGTGCACACCGTGCCCGCCGTCGGCTACGCGGTGGACAGCGCCAGCGGTCACTGGGTCTTCAGCGGCGACACCGAGCGCAACCCCGCCTTCTGGCAGCGCGTCAACCAGCTCAAGGTGGCCCTGCTCATCATCGAAACCGCCTTCAGCGACCGCGAAAAAGAGCTGGCCAAGCGCAGCCTGCACCTCGCGCCCAGCACCCTCGCCGAAGAGCTCGACCAGATCCAGTGCGACCGCCGCTTCCCGATCTACATCACCCACACCAAGCCGGCCGAGACCGGGCTGATCATGGAAGAAATCCGCCGCTTCGACCAGACGCCGAACCGCGAAGCCGACGTGCGCCACGACATCCGCTGGCTCAGCGCCGGGCAGACCTTCGAGCTGTGA